One genomic window of Kosmotoga olearia TBF 19.5.1 includes the following:
- a CDS encoding methylglyoxal synthase: MNKIHIALIAHDKKKIDLIVFVKEHLDVFEKCELYATKTTGKLLRDKLKLKVNTVQSGPIGGDLQIGAMVANDNIDFVIFLRDPLTAQPHEPDVSALLRVCDVHNIPLATNLATAEALIAEINALMEKTNMEDEK, encoded by the coding sequence ATGAACAAAATTCATATAGCTCTTATAGCTCACGATAAGAAAAAAATCGATCTTATCGTTTTCGTGAAAGAACATCTTGATGTGTTCGAAAAGTGCGAACTCTACGCCACAAAAACCACAGGTAAGCTTTTGAGAGATAAACTAAAGCTGAAAGTGAACACAGTTCAATCCGGTCCCATTGGTGGGGATCTTCAAATAGGTGCCATGGTGGCGAATGACAATATAGATTTTGTAATTTTTCTCAGAGATCCCTTAACTGCTCAACCTCACGAACCAGATGTTTCTGCTCTTTTGAGAGTTTGTGATGTCCACAATATTCCTTTAGCAACAAATCTAGCAACGGCTGAAGCACTAATAGCTGAAATAAATGCTCTCATGGAAAAAACAAATATGGAAGATGAAAAATAA
- a CDS encoding SprT-like domain-containing protein, whose product MKIRVRELSLKSFGRFLDIPVILNKRLKRSLGRLVYRKRGGNFEPLRIELSPVILDNEELFNKTVLHELSHWFLMIEGKNFRHNSSDFKRLSKEFDFPVR is encoded by the coding sequence TTGAAAATAAGAGTAAGAGAGCTTTCACTTAAGTCCTTCGGGCGATTTCTGGATATACCGGTGATTTTAAACAAACGATTGAAAAGATCTTTAGGAAGACTGGTTTATAGAAAGCGCGGAGGAAACTTTGAACCACTCAGAATAGAACTTTCTCCTGTTATTCTTGATAATGAAGAACTGTTCAATAAAACGGTTTTGCATGAACTTTCTCACTGGTTTCTCATGATCGAGGGGAAGAATTTCAGGCACAACTCCAGTGATTTCAAAAGGCTTTCAAAAGAATTTGACTTTCCTGTGAGATAA